Proteins from a single region of Salinibacter grassmerensis:
- a CDS encoding 1-phosphofructokinase family hexose kinase, translated as MPPIVTLTLNPAVDKNTEIERVVAEDKLRCDAPSREPGGGGLNVSRVVDRLGGQSTALYTAGGPTGTTLASLLDDEALDHVPLPIDDWTRENLIVYETSTDRQFRFGMPGPTLTPEEVESGLAALRDLDPAPDYLVASGSLPPGVPDDTYAAVADTAHAVGARPILDTSGAALRAAAPAGWHLLKPNLCELEQLAGDTLETEAQRTGAARSFIERGWCTVVVLSMGASGALLVTADRAEHVRSPTVPIASRVGAGDSMVAGLTVALAQGRGLGAAVQFGVAAGAAAVMTPGTELCHRDDAERLFEQIRDNA; from the coding sequence ATGCCCCCGATTGTAACCCTCACGCTGAACCCCGCCGTCGACAAGAACACGGAGATCGAGCGCGTCGTGGCCGAGGACAAGCTCCGGTGCGACGCCCCGAGCCGCGAGCCCGGAGGCGGCGGCCTCAACGTGTCCCGCGTCGTCGATCGGCTCGGGGGCCAGTCGACCGCCCTCTACACGGCCGGCGGCCCCACGGGCACGACGCTGGCGTCCCTGCTGGACGACGAGGCGCTCGACCACGTCCCCCTCCCCATCGACGACTGGACCCGCGAGAACCTGATCGTTTACGAGACGTCGACCGACCGGCAGTTTCGGTTCGGCATGCCCGGCCCGACGCTGACGCCCGAAGAGGTGGAGAGCGGCCTCGCGGCGCTGCGCGACCTCGACCCGGCCCCGGACTACCTCGTGGCCAGCGGCAGCCTGCCTCCGGGCGTGCCGGACGACACGTACGCCGCGGTCGCCGACACCGCCCACGCAGTCGGGGCACGGCCCATCCTAGACACGTCGGGCGCGGCCCTGCGAGCGGCCGCACCGGCGGGCTGGCACCTGCTCAAGCCCAACCTCTGCGAGCTTGAGCAGCTGGCCGGGGACACTCTTGAGACGGAGGCCCAGCGGACCGGCGCCGCGCGCAGCTTCATCGAGCGCGGGTGGTGCACAGTCGTCGTCCTCTCCATGGGCGCCTCCGGGGCGCTGCTCGTTACCGCCGACCGGGCCGAGCACGTCCGCTCCCCCACCGTGCCGATTGCCAGCCGCGTGGGGGCGGGCGACAGCATGGTGGCCGGCCTCACCGTCGCCCTCGCCCAGGGCCGGGGCCTGGGCGCGGCCGTGCAGTTTGGGGTGGCCGCCGGGGCCGCCGCCGTCATGACGCCGGGGACCGAGCTGTGCCACCGCGACGACGCCGAGCGCCTCTTCGAACAAATTCGTGACAACGCGTAA